The Sabethes cyaneus chromosome 3, idSabCyanKW18_F2, whole genome shotgun sequence DNA window aaaacaaacatccAGTCGAGCAAAGTATCAACTTATCCTCTCTCGCAAGGGGTAATTTTCCTGATTCTCGGTTCAGCCGACACTCGTTGTCTCCCGAGGTCCTACACCGCTTTAGCCTACACCCATCGTTAAGCCGTTCGTACTTTATCACGAACTTCATGGATCGTTGGGCGCAACTTGAAAACTTTCCACGACAAATGCTCCACATCTGGGCGCCGGTATGTTTACTAAATAAATCCTGCGCCAGCCGGCAGACGATTTACCACATCAACAATAATAACCGATTAATACCGGCACTAATCATTGATACTCAATGGCTCCAGCAGTCAGCTGTGGTGTCTGTGCGTGCGTGCGGATCGATTGCTTACTTGCATTGACGCAATCGAAGCGAACGAGAAATGGGTGCAATCGGAGACCCACTCGAGAAGATTCCACTAAATTTATTTCCTTATCATTGCACCCCTCGTCGGCTGTTGCTCGAGTGCACTCCCTTGATAGCTATTATTGCTTATCATCGCAACAACGAACACCCACTAGAGGAGTGACTAAACATCCACTCGAGTGTGCAGATTGTAGGTTCAATGATCTAATCTTagcttcttcttttttctctctctacaAATCTCTTCACAGAACATGGAAGGCTCGGGCGATGGTTCACCTCAATCATCGATGTGCATGGTGAAGGCGGCCGAGCTCTTCCCGAAACCCGTGCTCGAGAAGGAAGAGGAGAAGCTAACCGTACACTTCGCCGAATGTAAGTACCCCGTTTTTACCATCTATCATACCCTTAATTATACCATAAAATCACCTACAAAACAGTGGCTGGCGAATCCGTAAAGTATCTCGGTAAAAATGAAGACGGTGTCCTGGCACTGTCCAACTACCGATTGTTCTTGCTGAAAAACTCGACCGGAGCGGAAACGTCCGTTCCTCTAGGTTTAATTGAGTCCACACAGGTACGCGACCTCTCTCAGCTGATTATCAACTGCAAGGACGCTAGTACAGTAAAGTGAGTTTAACCAAACACCTCTTTCAGTGATCCGGGTAGTCCCTTTAACACAGATACATACTTCTCTTCCCCTTGCACCCAATCTAGATGCACTTTTAAAACATCGGAACAGTGCTCCGAGTGGCAAAGGCGGATCACGCTCTCGATCGGTGTCCCCGAAACACTGGAGTGTTTGTTTGCCTTTCCATTCCACGCGTGGGCCTCGGAATCGCCGACACTGAACCAGGATAACGAATGGTACGGCCGGTTGCAGCGCGTCGGTAACTACGACGATGACTTCCGGAAAGAGGTTGAACGGCTACAGTTCGACCTACGGGGTGCCTGGCGGATTAGCCATGTCAACGCAGAATTCAAGCTTTGCCCGTCGTACCCGAGAATGCTACTCGTGCCAGCCTGCATATCTGACGATACACTGCAAAATGTTGCCAGTTTTCGAAGTTCCCGCCGGATTCCGGCCGTCGTTTGGAGGCACGAAAGAACGGGAGCGGTGATCGCTCGCTGCAGCCAGCCGGAAGTCGGTTGGCTTGGTTGGAGAAACTCCAAAGATGAGCAACTACTTAAAGCTCTCTCGGATGCGTGTGCATTCGATCGTGGAACGGAGAATGCGTCACGAACGCGTCACAATTCGACCGCATCTAACGAAAGCAGTCCGCCAAGTCCCGAGGGAAGCCACGAGGAAGTGGAAATGGATGAACCCAAGAAAATACTGATCGTCGATGCACGATCGTATGCGTCAGCCGTCACAAATCGTGCCCGCGGTGGAGGCTGCGAATGTGCCGAGTATTATCCGAGTGCCGAAATACAGTTCATGAACCTGGGAAATATTCACGTGATCCGTAAAAGCTTCCACGCCTTGCGGCAGCTGTGTTCGACCCAGTCTGACATACCAAAGTGAGTCGACTGTAAGCAGTAAGATGGACGCTTATCTGATACTAATAAGGTTTAAATTTTCAGCTGGTTAAGTCTACTGGAGCGAACCATGTGGCTACAGCACGTGGCGGGATTGCTTACCGCTTCGATGACCGTGTGTCGCGCCATCGAAGCCAAGGGGCGTCCCGTGCTGGTGCACTGTTCCGACGGATGGGATCGAACGCCACAGATTGTGGCCACAGCGCAGCTCTGCCTAGATCCCTACTATCGTACAATTGAAGGATTCCGTGTGCTGGTGGAACGCGAATGGCTCAGCTTTGGACACAAGTTCGCCGACCGCTGTGGGCATGGACCGGGATCCGATGAAACCAACGAGCGATGCCCGGTGTTCCTGCAGTGGCTGGACTGTGTGCACCAGATTCATCAACAGTTTCCGTGCAGTTTCGAGTTCGATATGGGTTACCTGGTAGGTTTTTTCTCCCTGCGCAGTTCGTTTTGAATTCttttatcattattattattatttagatCAAATTGGCCCAGCATTCCCATTCGTGCTTGTTCGGTTCGTTTCTGTGCAACACCGTCAAAGAGCGGCAGGAGAACAGCGTACCCGATCGGACCTTTTCCGTTTGGCCCTTCATCTCGGGGCCAATGTACAAGAATCACCTATACGTGCCGAATCGGGAACGTGTTCTGTGGCCTGCGTACAGCGTACGAGACTTGAGACTGTGGACTGAGGTCTATCTGGGTAGTTGGGGCGGAAATCAAAGCTGTGCCGATTATCCGGCTAATGGCGATGGCGTTTCCGGACAGGAACTGAGCGGGTCAATGACGAAAACACGTTCGTACGGAGATCTTATGACTGGAATAAACGAAGGCGGCTTAACGAGGAGATCGAGCGATCCCAACATGACGGTTGACTCTAGGTACGTAGCACCGAATGAATTATGTGCGGTTCAATTTTTCTAATAATTCTCCTCCTTTTCGCAGCATTCTTGCCGGTTCGCTGAACCTATCTGCGGAGAACTCCATCGACTCCAACGTGTCGTCCGATCGGGAAATCTCACCCGATCTGATCGACCACCACACCAGCTCGCTAGCAATGATACAACACACTACCCAGAAACTACAAAGTCTAACTCAGGAGCTCAACCAGTCCGACGAGGAGCTGGAGAATAACATCAAAAACACAAAACGGGGAGCGATCGGAGAACAGCTGCAGCAACGTTCGCCGGTCGCCAGCGAAATTATTACGTCTAGTCTCTTTATTAATGGAAATAGTGATAGTTACAACTTTAAGCCAATTGTTCCTGAACAGCCGACGGCGCCAGCAGTGGTTCCTCAGTCGAGTACTCCACCGCCGGCGCTCCAAAGGCATCATCTGATGGACGAAATCGACGAGAACACGTCGCGGATCGTCAAAATCGAGAGCTACCTGGGCGATGTGGTCGACGGACGGCCCAACGCCGTTCGGGTTGCGAAGCCCATTCCCGCTACTGATGCGATCGGTGGTTTCGGGTCGACTGATATGATGGAGAGTGTAGACTTGAGCGGTAATTTGGACAACATTTTCAAATATATAAAGCACTTTCTTCGACGGCACATCTAGGCGCCACCGGGTGATTGCGGAACGGGCTTTCAATGTATCGGGTATGCGCGGTTCGAGGTCTGTGTAGCGCTCTGTGCAAGCACCAGGGAAGACACTCTTCCTGCTTGACAGATATACGGCTTCCGAAGCAAAACACGATGATGACTTTTTGACCCGACACTCGCGATGAAGAGTGCGCGAGTTTTAGGTTGATAAGGCCGGCCTGTAGCGTGCGGCTGTGCCTTAAGGGGGAAGTGCGCAAATGGCTGGTTTATTTATAATTCAGTCAGTGCGAACACAAATCCATACTGGCGGGCGGTGGCAGCAGGGCCGACGAACATGACTatcagtttaaaaaaaacaaaggaaaGGCTTTCATttgaacagcaacaaaaaaataaCGTTTACCGAATATTCTAGGCATAAGGGAAATTGTGCCATCGGGCGCAATTTATTAATGACCATTGTTATGCAATGTTGATTCAGTGCATCCCAATGATGCAACTGATTATTTTTGTTTGTGGAATTTGCAAGTACAATCCAAAACGACAACTGTAATAGTGCTAGCCGTAATAAAGTATGAACCATGCAAGCGTCGAATctgaagcgaaagaaaaaacCTTACCGATCAATTGCATGTACATTTAGTAAATTGTGACACACTTACTTCTTCGTGTAGGTTCATGTTCATTAAAATCAAACAGTTTCGAAAGATTTGTTGCTACTCTCATGATCATGATCGTTAACATACTATAACATATTCTGGTCACGTAACATTTCCATTGGAAAAACGGGAAGATAGGGTAAAAACGAACCACTCTTTTATTTCTCTTAATCTGTTAATTAACAAGTACGGGTTTGTTTCCATTGATCAGAATTTTTTCAACAAGTTATGTTCGTATGAAAAAAGATGAAATCTCGATTTCTACAAGAATCGCACATTCAGGACACGGCATTCGTCGAAGAAGGTCTACCTAATCGTTTCGTCTCGTTGTTAGCTGTTTCTGCTCGGTCTTAACCAGGACCCATTCCGTACAAGCTATAGATTACTGTCCAAAACTAAATCCAGGTTCAAGTTAATGTCTGACTCCAAGCCCAGGCCAAGCCTTATTTTCGTCCTCGACAGTGCACATCCATCGGATACGGGATCTACCCCGAAGTCTACGgcttcttcctggttctctgctgaaaataggttTGGTTACTTTTTCGCCGGGCAtgctggccacgtgtccagcccaccgcaatctgccacattgtactaccttcgctttatcagcatatttgtatactcgATACAGCTAGTGGTTAAttatgcgtctgcgccacactccgttTTCATGTgaacatgtgagatttcgtaatgatagtcccgttcctttccacgtttgctcttcgtgtTGCACTTTCcaaagcaatgttgaatagtaaGTTAGAGGGTGCAAcaccttgcttcagtccattcaACGTCACGAAAACGGTTGAAGTTTCAcctgctattctgacgcatctgtcacaactcatttcgtttgactgaatcgtacgccgccttaaagtccacaaacagatgatgagtctgcaagttgtactccggGCACTTGACTAGTAATTGGCAcagagtaaacatctgatccgtcgtggagcgtagACGAAGGACCCCGCTAACGGTcacagtctgcagaacaggatacgggaaagcaccttttAGGCAGAATGCCTTGATAGTTATTACGCTAGAACTCTACATTAAGGGTACATTCTATCATGTCTATTTCCTTATTTCTGAGCTGCAACCGTCAAGAAAACGTATTGAAAAAAGAATGACGATctaacatttttttacataatatacaaacatttcaacaatgtataattttcagtttttgtgaTAGATAAAAAAAT harbors:
- the LOC128744560 gene encoding myotubularin-related protein 3 isoform X1; its protein translation is MGLRFLLFSNANTERDGAAFRCKTNGKKNMEGSGDGSPQSSMCMVKAAELFPKPVLEKEEEKLTVHFAELAGESVKYLGKNEDGVLALSNYRLFLLKNSTGAETSVPLGLIESTQVRDLSQLIINCKDASTVKCTFKTSEQCSEWQRRITLSIGVPETLECLFAFPFHAWASESPTLNQDNEWYGRLQRVGNYDDDFRKEVERLQFDLRGAWRISHVNAEFKLCPSYPRMLLVPACISDDTLQNVASFRSSRRIPAVVWRHERTGAVIARCSQPEVGWLGWRNSKDEQLLKALSDACAFDRGTENASRTRHNSTASNESSPPSPEGSHEEVEMDEPKKILIVDARSYASAVTNRARGGGCECAEYYPSAEIQFMNLGNIHVIRKSFHALRQLCSTQSDIPNWLSLLERTMWLQHVAGLLTASMTVCRAIEAKGRPVLVHCSDGWDRTPQIVATAQLCLDPYYRTIEGFRVLVEREWLSFGHKFADRCGHGPGSDETNERCPVFLQWLDCVHQIHQQFPCSFEFDMGYLIKLAQHSHSCLFGSFLCNTVKERQENSVPDRTFSVWPFISGPMYKNHLYVPNRERVLWPAYSVRDLRLWTEVYLGSWGGNQSCADYPANGDGVSGQELSGSMTKTRSYGDLMTGINEGGLTRRSSDPNMTVDSSILAGSLNLSAENSIDSNVSSDREISPDLIDHHTSSLAMIQHTTQKLQSLTQELNQSDEELENNIKNTKRGAIGEQLQQRSPVASEIITSSLFINGNSDSYNFKPIVPEQPTAPAVVPQSSTPPPALQRHHLMDEIDENTSRIVKIESYLGDVVDGRPNAVRVAKPIPATDAIGGFGSTDMMESVDLSGKSPSPPTVPPSPQHSGANLWHGSVETSTDTLVPLDQYPSPKRIAINRLDAGTLESDDCCEDTETTIDLDTTLKAESTTLEDDIADGIIKQDDSISLDVANSNGRHDHHKDLNVSNGSDFTTSTTAAAQTGDSNGCDLFSDSKNRKNFNHGKTRNENNQNSIPKEHVDSRVRNILPDGRPPTQPLVATQCPEGKKQKYSNLMDESIIMQPQFQQLEINGKHPTDTGSAVYSHQQFSSFPYHQHHSQINHSAVAGGVQIQPQQQQPQQQQQQQQLQQHVALSHYQPQNQRRRRNSSNSKNDMSPNKPTNGSISPSATNSRFSTPGARSLPLTPPSVPFSAERPPVAALSCPDGLAHALSEQNLRLQQIVYEHRLREEALQRELYATRLALLKRTCHNCNNQQYGNDDPTSMVDSIIENASNCSWEAVDERSAPSSGANSSQQITSSVLWVPDHAVSRCTTCQIEFWLGRRKHHCRSCGQIFCADCSEYWAPLPDEKLFQPVRLCGPCYQNVSGKIVGGNQQPTMSGSSATVSNSVVSGQHGNFMNGSVLVATKQHNGSSASTPAAVSHEANNNSVAAALMTSINTVATNSLSSNLENCKHAAASATITSTSCSASANSNSDRGTCKATTATN
- the LOC128744560 gene encoding myotubularin-related protein 3 isoform X2, translated to MEGSGDGSPQSSMCMVKAAELFPKPVLEKEEEKLTVHFAELAGESVKYLGKNEDGVLALSNYRLFLLKNSTGAETSVPLGLIESTQVRDLSQLIINCKDASTVKCTFKTSEQCSEWQRRITLSIGVPETLECLFAFPFHAWASESPTLNQDNEWYGRLQRVGNYDDDFRKEVERLQFDLRGAWRISHVNAEFKLCPSYPRMLLVPACISDDTLQNVASFRSSRRIPAVVWRHERTGAVIARCSQPEVGWLGWRNSKDEQLLKALSDACAFDRGTENASRTRHNSTASNESSPPSPEGSHEEVEMDEPKKILIVDARSYASAVTNRARGGGCECAEYYPSAEIQFMNLGNIHVIRKSFHALRQLCSTQSDIPNWLSLLERTMWLQHVAGLLTASMTVCRAIEAKGRPVLVHCSDGWDRTPQIVATAQLCLDPYYRTIEGFRVLVEREWLSFGHKFADRCGHGPGSDETNERCPVFLQWLDCVHQIHQQFPCSFEFDMGYLIKLAQHSHSCLFGSFLCNTVKERQENSVPDRTFSVWPFISGPMYKNHLYVPNRERVLWPAYSVRDLRLWTEVYLGSWGGNQSCADYPANGDGVSGQELSGSMTKTRSYGDLMTGINEGGLTRRSSDPNMTVDSSILAGSLNLSAENSIDSNVSSDREISPDLIDHHTSSLAMIQHTTQKLQSLTQELNQSDEELENNIKNTKRGAIGEQLQQRSPVASEIITSSLFINGNSDSYNFKPIVPEQPTAPAVVPQSSTPPPALQRHHLMDEIDENTSRIVKIESYLGDVVDGRPNAVRVAKPIPATDAIGGFGSTDMMESVDLSGKSPSPPTVPPSPQHSGANLWHGSVETSTDTLVPLDQYPSPKRIAINRLDAGTLESDDCCEDTETTIDLDTTLKAESTTLEDDIADGIIKQDDSISLDVANSNGRHDHHKDLNVSNGSDFTTSTTAAAQTGDSNGCDLFSDSKNRKNFNHGKTRNENNQNSIPKEHVDSRVRNILPDGRPPTQPLVATQCPEGKKQKYSNLMDESIIMQPQFQQLEINGKHPTDTGSAVYSHQQFSSFPYHQHHSQINHSAVAGGVQIQPQQQQPQQQQQQQQLQQHVALSHYQPQNQRRRRNSSNSKNDMSPNKPTNGSISPSATNSRFSTPGARSLPLTPPSVPFSAERPPVAALSCPDGLAHALSEQNLRLQQIVYEHRLREEALQRELYATRLALLKRTCHNCNNQQYGNDDPTSMVDSIIENASNCSWEAVDERSAPSSGANSSQQITSSVLWVPDHAVSRCTTCQIEFWLGRRKHHCRSCGQIFCADCSEYWAPLPDEKLFQPVRLCGPCYQNVSGKIVGGNQQPTMSGSSATVSNSVVSGQHGNFMNGSVLVATKQHNGSSASTPAAVSHEANNNSVAAALMTSINTVATNSLSSNLENCKHAAASATITSTSCSASANSNSDRGTCKATTATN